The following proteins are co-located in the bacterium genome:
- a CDS encoding MBL fold metallo-hydrolase, producing the protein MSVAFGYKISQLVAEEFWLDGGAMFGSVPKTLWSKLITVDDQNRIQLCTRLLLLESSASSNPRRALIDVGCGDKWSDKERAIFKIHSKLKADLEEVVGNPTDIILTHLHFDHAGGITKRLEDGTTKRRFLHQRVFVSEKNFKHACAPGPRERASYLQENIEPLLQGPLEFCVDGKEVLPNVFVFQSNGHTPGLQWVRVGYGKGSIAFPADLIPTSRHLQIPYVMGYDLCAQSTMDEKAQFLNQAVEEEWVIVFEHDPDVAAAIIHRDEKGRFAIKERVDLPTIT; encoded by the coding sequence TGACGGCGGCGCGATGTTTGGGTCAGTGCCAAAAACCTTGTGGAGCAAGCTCATTACGGTCGATGACCAGAACCGTATCCAACTCTGCACCCGCTTATTACTGCTTGAGTCTAGCGCAAGCTCTAACCCTCGTCGCGCGCTAATTGATGTTGGTTGTGGTGATAAATGGAGCGACAAAGAACGGGCAATCTTTAAAATTCATTCAAAGCTTAAAGCTGATCTTGAAGAAGTTGTTGGAAATCCAACAGACATTATCTTAACTCATCTACACTTTGATCATGCCGGAGGAATTACCAAACGGCTAGAAGACGGGACTACTAAGCGACGTTTTCTCCACCAAAGAGTTTTTGTTTCCGAGAAAAATTTTAAACATGCATGTGCACCTGGTCCACGTGAGCGGGCGAGCTATCTGCAGGAAAATATTGAGCCCTTGCTTCAGGGTCCACTTGAGTTTTGTGTTGATGGCAAAGAAGTTTTACCCAACGTTTTTGTGTTCCAATCAAATGGCCATACTCCAGGATTGCAGTGGGTGCGGGTTGGGTATGGCAAAGGATCGATTGCTTTTCCTGCCGATTTAATTCCGACTTCAAGACATCTACAAATCCCTTATGTCATGGGCTATGACTTGTGCGCTCAGTCTACGATGGATGAGAAAGCTCAATTTTTAAATCAGGCAGTTGAAGAGGAGTGGGTGATTGTGTTTGAACATGACCCTGATGTTGCCGCAGCGATTATTCACCGTGACGAGAAGGGGCGCTTTGCAATTAAAGAGCGTGTTGATTTGCCAACAATAACTTAA
- a CDS encoding fimbria/pilus periplasmic chaperone — protein MFRSIVFCLIFILPSQLAAQVFPEKAFYRFDPQKPPVVNVDVINSHPTRTMRVETTSIKVNAPGEKDEQSTSEGALLVSPKSFSLAPNSRRTVRLLLKAKPTTTEDVYRVAFEPKSFSEEVAAIVNSNEAKKTTPQLAVLIGGGILVFAPPQNAKKELSWEKTSEGLLLTNTGDVNLLLSATESCQLGGTKCEGTDQGKRLYAGKSMTLKGGPVFHLEWEPVETPMQKFTIETSRGKKEFSE, from the coding sequence ATGTTTCGATCGATAGTTTTTTGCTTAATTTTTATTTTACCTTCTCAGCTTGCCGCTCAAGTTTTCCCGGAGAAGGCATTCTACAGGTTTGATCCGCAAAAACCACCTGTTGTAAACGTTGATGTGATTAATTCGCACCCGACACGAACGATGCGGGTCGAAACAACTTCAATCAAAGTTAATGCTCCAGGCGAGAAGGACGAACAATCAACTAGCGAGGGGGCTCTTTTAGTTTCTCCCAAGTCATTTTCCTTAGCTCCAAACTCGCGGCGCACAGTGCGACTACTTTTAAAAGCAAAACCTACGACAACTGAGGACGTGTATCGTGTGGCCTTTGAGCCGAAATCTTTTTCTGAAGAAGTAGCTGCCATTGTGAACAGTAATGAAGCTAAGAAAACAACTCCACAGCTTGCTGTTTTAATCGGTGGGGGAATTCTAGTTTTTGCCCCGCCACAAAATGCAAAGAAAGAATTGAGCTGGGAAAAAACATCAGAAGGTTTACTCTTAACGAATACAGGCGATGTCAATTTGCTACTTTCTGCTACTGAATCATGTCAGCTTGGCGGTACGAAATGTGAAGGAACTGACCAAGGTAAACGCCTCTATGCTGGCAAATCCATGACGCTTAAAGGTGGGCCAGTGTTTCATCTGGAATGGGAACCCGTGGAAACTCCAATGCAAAAATTCACAATTGAAACAAGTCGAGGAAAAAAAGAATTTTCCGAATAA
- a CDS encoding TcfC E-set like domain-containing protein: MSRVIFFIALLQISLVAHFVKAEENPIDPAQSLKEYTAFDIFLGDAFKGIAMAYYSDTAVKLERPHEVLELLGFSGKEAANQVLKLLTDPIESKKSVPHIGSISVDSKTFRIVLRLEDEFLDTEKLAAKGLIKPTSDEVSLRTDFQAVYAKSAEEDQSLFSNLTDYGFNSGWLRANAAKSNVDNRDDIREISANYILGRWILSGGLIDTAGAELIPSTFLTGISLRTEPLLYESSDALRGNSFQINVPTRATVEFFKEGQLIDRQVLESGKREVDTTRFPQGGYYVDVVVRELAGGERRERKFFSKSGFLTTRGGPQLRFDIGKLREEADLLDIPYYRSSLEWRLFSPLQLNLATYGTDDKQTGVVGVRATYGDFLLTTAGSWSSNDKFSYTIGGGGALYGISFSADHEKSELVPIDELERREQVGEGFNQSLTPIDNLFNPVTAREGERTNVYISKWIDDLELRFNAINIKRDDEPAFETYGPTIRYRILEDAKNSLYAEASYQVTKESDLVLAFISWQRRFLPWSIDSTAGLRTVQSNNEAGSVKDDFGPMLREAVQYDARNSKTAQGLRARLDALMRDQESGSLGTFTTSQVEYGSNYGGLLAALNHQQDSNQSQDSEAIGANLSMALSSQGKLTTGPAGLGDALISVEIVNPDSAAATDIIIDGQTVKTIHGAGKVLIGVSAFQKYSVRIKPAVNSPVMSYDNKTYQVLLYPGHVQRLTFDVAKVFVAIGKIVDSNDQPLASKRIKGLREFPLTEIDGSFQVEVNGHEEISVEINAGESCHLKLPEVGEVEYFYDYGTLKCL, translated from the coding sequence ATGAGTAGGGTTATTTTTTTCATCGCTTTGCTCCAGATCTCCCTCGTAGCCCATTTCGTTAAGGCCGAAGAAAATCCGATTGACCCCGCACAGAGCCTCAAAGAGTATACAGCCTTTGATATTTTCCTCGGGGACGCCTTTAAGGGAATTGCGATGGCTTACTATTCTGATACTGCAGTTAAACTCGAACGTCCCCATGAAGTGCTAGAGCTTTTAGGATTTTCGGGTAAGGAAGCAGCAAATCAAGTTTTAAAATTATTGACCGATCCGATCGAGTCCAAGAAGTCAGTTCCGCATATTGGCTCAATCTCTGTAGATTCGAAAACATTTAGAATTGTTTTACGTCTAGAAGATGAATTCCTTGATACTGAAAAACTTGCCGCTAAAGGCTTGATTAAGCCAACAAGTGATGAAGTTTCGTTGCGCACCGATTTCCAAGCTGTATATGCAAAATCAGCGGAAGAAGATCAGAGTTTATTTTCTAATCTAACCGATTACGGCTTTAATTCAGGTTGGTTAAGAGCTAATGCTGCAAAATCAAACGTGGATAACCGCGACGACATTCGCGAGATATCGGCGAATTATATTTTAGGACGCTGGATTTTATCAGGAGGTTTGATCGATACTGCTGGCGCAGAACTTATTCCTTCGACGTTTTTAACTGGGATTTCTTTACGTACTGAACCTTTACTCTATGAAAGTAGTGATGCGCTGCGTGGAAATTCATTCCAAATTAACGTGCCGACGCGAGCGACCGTTGAATTTTTTAAGGAAGGACAATTAATTGATCGTCAGGTCTTAGAATCAGGAAAGCGCGAAGTTGATACTACACGTTTCCCTCAAGGTGGATATTATGTCGATGTAGTAGTGCGTGAGCTCGCAGGCGGGGAGAGGCGTGAGCGCAAATTCTTTTCTAAATCTGGGTTTTTAACTACGCGTGGTGGCCCACAATTAAGATTTGATATAGGAAAACTCCGTGAGGAAGCAGATCTTTTAGATATCCCCTATTATCGAAGCAGTCTCGAATGGAGATTATTTTCACCACTGCAATTAAATCTGGCTACATACGGCACTGATGATAAGCAAACTGGAGTTGTTGGCGTGCGAGCTACCTATGGCGATTTTCTTTTAACGACAGCCGGATCATGGTCGTCGAACGATAAATTTAGCTATACGATAGGCGGCGGCGGGGCTTTATATGGAATTTCTTTTTCTGCCGATCATGAAAAATCTGAATTAGTGCCGATTGACGAACTTGAGCGCAGGGAGCAAGTTGGCGAGGGGTTTAACCAATCACTTACGCCGATTGATAATCTATTTAACCCGGTTACGGCACGCGAAGGGGAGAGGACAAATGTCTACATTTCAAAATGGATTGATGATTTAGAGCTACGTTTTAATGCAATTAACATTAAGCGTGACGATGAGCCGGCATTTGAAACCTATGGGCCCACAATTCGCTATCGCATCCTTGAAGATGCAAAGAATTCCCTCTATGCCGAAGCTTCTTATCAAGTCACTAAAGAGAGTGATCTTGTATTAGCTTTCATTAGTTGGCAGCGTAGATTTCTGCCCTGGTCGATTGACTCAACTGCGGGACTTAGAACGGTGCAGAGTAATAACGAAGCTGGATCGGTCAAAGATGATTTTGGTCCGATGCTACGTGAAGCAGTTCAGTATGACGCAAGAAATAGTAAAACAGCGCAAGGCTTGCGAGCGCGCTTAGACGCATTAATGCGCGATCAGGAAAGTGGGTCGCTTGGAACCTTTACAACTTCGCAAGTTGAATACGGCTCTAATTATGGCGGCCTGCTTGCGGCACTTAATCATCAACAGGACTCAAATCAATCGCAAGATAGTGAAGCAATTGGTGCAAATTTAAGCATGGCCTTAAGTAGCCAAGGAAAGCTCACTACGGGACCTGCTGGACTGGGCGATGCTTTAATTTCTGTTGAAATTGTGAATCCTGACTCCGCTGCAGCTACTGATATAATCATCGATGGTCAAACGGTTAAAACTATCCACGGAGCTGGAAAGGTCTTAATTGGCGTTTCTGCCTTTCAGAAATATTCTGTAAGAATTAAGCCTGCGGTGAACTCGCCGGTGATGAGTTATGACAATAAGACTTATCAAGTGCTACTCTATCCTGGACATGTACAAAGGCTTACCTTTGACGTAGCTAAAGTTTTTGTAGCAATTGGTAAAATTGTTGACAGCAATGATCAACCTTTAGCTTCAAAACGCATCAAGGGGTTACGAGAATTCCCCCTAACTGAAATTGATGGGTCATTTCAAGTCGAAGTTAATGGGCACGAGGAAATTTCTGTCGAAATCAATGCGGGTGAGAGTTGTCATCTAAAACTACCTGAGGTCGGAGAAGTTGAATATTTTTACGATTACGGAACGCTTAAGTGTCTGTAG
- a CDS encoding bifunctional methionine sulfoxide reductase B/A protein — translation MKNKILFSLALFISINVMAQEYKKPNDSELQKLLSKEQYSVTQQCNTEPPFRNAYWDNKAPGIYVDVTTGEPLFSSTDKYDSGTGWPSFMRPIVGTDLVEKADRQYGMRRIEVKSKSGDSHLGHVFDDGPEKNQGGTGLRYCINSASLRFIPANELEAEGYGKFLYLFQPAANSEAKTAKHQPQTEIATLAGGCFWGMEDLIRKLPGVVATEVGYTGGNTDQPIYDYVHSGTTGHAEAVRIEFDPQQTTYEEILRFFFRIHDPTTLNRQGNDRGTQYRSAIFFHSKEQELVAKKILDEVELSGKWKKPVVTEVVTAGKWYRAEDDHQDYLVKHPGGYTCHFIRD, via the coding sequence ATGAAAAATAAAATACTATTTAGCTTAGCGTTATTTATTTCAATAAATGTTATGGCCCAAGAATATAAAAAACCAAATGATTCAGAGTTGCAGAAGCTTTTATCAAAAGAGCAATACTCCGTGACTCAGCAATGTAATACTGAACCACCATTTCGAAATGCCTATTGGGATAATAAAGCTCCAGGTATTTATGTTGATGTAACAACAGGCGAGCCGCTTTTCAGTTCCACTGATAAGTATGATTCGGGAACTGGGTGGCCGAGTTTTATGCGTCCAATCGTGGGCACTGATCTTGTTGAGAAAGCGGACCGGCAGTACGGCATGAGAAGAATTGAGGTAAAATCAAAATCAGGTGACAGTCATCTCGGACACGTTTTTGATGACGGTCCTGAAAAAAATCAGGGTGGAACTGGACTGCGTTACTGTATTAATTCTGCATCACTTCGCTTTATTCCAGCAAATGAGCTTGAAGCAGAAGGCTATGGGAAATTTTTATATCTTTTTCAGCCAGCCGCAAACTCTGAAGCTAAGACAGCTAAGCATCAGCCTCAAACTGAAATTGCCACACTTGCTGGCGGATGTTTTTGGGGCATGGAAGATTTAATTAGAAAACTCCCAGGTGTTGTCGCGACAGAAGTAGGCTACACAGGAGGAAATACTGATCAGCCAATTTACGACTATGTGCATAGTGGCACAACTGGCCATGCCGAAGCAGTGCGGATAGAATTTGATCCTCAGCAAACTACATACGAAGAAATCCTTCGTTTCTTCTTTAGGATTCACGACCCGACAACGTTAAATCGTCAAGGTAATGACCGCGGCACGCAGTATCGTTCAGCTATCTTCTTTCACTCTAAAGAGCAGGAGCTAGTTGCGAAAAAAATATTGGACGAAGTCGAGCTCTCGGGTAAATGGAAAAAACCCGTCGTGACCGAAGTAGTGACTGCTGGAAAGTGGTATCGAGCCGAAGATGATCACCAAGATTATCTGGTGAAACATCCAGGCGGGTATACCTGTCACTTTATTCGCGACTAG
- a CDS encoding ABC transporter substrate-binding protein, whose translation MPLSTKLILSIAMQCLLAISCFAEVRVGVILGITGSSARYGEWALRGINLATDEINRAGGINGKPLKLVVEDCQGLANTAVTAFYKLQTTNRINFVITNQSSVALAIAPLANKNKIVQMDVSAFSPLYSTPDDFTFRTGVLANQLSSEISRLIFDQFKLAKIAVLYIENEKGEAGRKSFRNSYRGEIAFEESFKQNETDFRLILSRLKATKLKALFLSAHNKEAGVLVRQAKELGLNLKIFSDVYSIEGQDFLDGAQGAGEGVIYSYPKLSTEQAGLKLADQYLKLYREEPSFSVAQAYDGVIALAHAMKKCGNELTPVCVKQELYSIKFAGASGPIVFDSFGDVSAKEIELKIVRDNKFIKFQELPSRE comes from the coding sequence ATGCCACTTTCTACCAAGTTAATATTATCAATTGCAATGCAGTGCTTGCTTGCCATCTCGTGCTTCGCTGAAGTGCGAGTTGGCGTAATCCTGGGCATCACTGGGAGTTCTGCACGTTACGGTGAGTGGGCGCTACGCGGAATAAACCTTGCCACTGACGAAATAAACCGAGCTGGTGGGATAAATGGCAAGCCACTCAAATTAGTTGTCGAAGATTGCCAAGGCCTTGCCAATACCGCTGTGACTGCTTTCTATAAGCTCCAAACCACGAATCGAATAAATTTTGTAATTACAAATCAAAGCTCTGTAGCGCTAGCAATTGCGCCGCTAGCAAATAAAAATAAGATTGTGCAGATGGATGTATCTGCCTTCTCTCCACTATATAGTACTCCTGATGATTTTACATTTCGCACAGGCGTACTTGCAAACCAACTCTCCAGTGAAATTTCTAGATTAATTTTCGACCAGTTTAAGCTTGCAAAAATTGCAGTGCTCTATATTGAAAACGAAAAGGGCGAAGCTGGTAGAAAAAGTTTTCGTAATTCCTATCGCGGCGAAATTGCATTCGAAGAATCATTTAAGCAAAACGAAACTGATTTTCGCTTAATTTTAAGTCGCCTTAAAGCTACCAAATTAAAAGCTCTATTCCTCTCGGCTCACAACAAAGAAGCTGGTGTCTTAGTCCGTCAGGCAAAGGAATTAGGGCTCAATCTTAAAATTTTCTCTGACGTGTATTCAATTGAAGGACAAGATTTTCTTGATGGCGCTCAAGGCGCAGGTGAAGGCGTGATCTATAGTTACCCCAAATTAAGCACTGAGCAAGCTGGACTTAAACTTGCCGATCAATACCTTAAACTCTATCGCGAAGAGCCCTCATTCTCCGTCGCTCAAGCCTATGATGGAGTGATCGCCCTAGCTCATGCAATGAAAAAGTGCGGAAATGAGCTTACTCCCGTATGCGTCAAACAAGAATTATATTCTATTAAGTTCGCAGGCGCTTCCGGACCGATCGTTTTTGACAGCTTCGGCGATGTATCCGCAAAAGAAATCGAATTAAAAATAGTACGAGACAACAAATTTATTAAATTCCAAGAGCTCCCTAGTCGCGAATAA